The Procambarus clarkii isolate CNS0578487 chromosome 66, FALCON_Pclarkii_2.0, whole genome shotgun sequence genome has a window encoding:
- the LOC138355115 gene encoding uncharacterized protein → MTLGEEAEQVFAYLSRYNSTTKNMLKAERTEELTEGAVFWNHRKIDGLARALVTRLRKARETEITVSNEIDKLDVQKSLIQEWRSDLQMICKELELNTGTTSKNIKYSIEAVADSIRHRKNLIATDAASSKMRSSLRHRNECDRKKLQGFIKIYNSENSEILSEKDAIEGILPWHNLLPHHSQNVSLAQKKKAVEDVELQKRSREEQQHTVQEMLHYLAYYKNKREILTEHTEELLCGIFPSYLSKDPNKYTIEEKHLSTKNKSGILALLKQGQKMCSDKLSDAKRLFGYQEEDVDVSEPYLELCDSEDDDDEDEDLLLNS, encoded by the exons atgactttaggggaagaggcagagcaagtgtttgcatacctctcacgatacaactctacaactaaaaacatgctgaaagctg aaagaacagaagaactcacagagggtgcagtcttttggaaccatcgaaaaattgatggactggctcgtgcattagttactcgactcagaaag gccagagagacggaaataacagtttcaaatgagatcgacaaacttgatgttcaaaagtcattgattcaagaatggcgatctgacctacaaatgatttgtaaggagttagagttaaacactggaacaacctcgaagaacataaaatattctatcgaggcagttgcagactctatcaggcatcgcaaaaatctgattgccactgatgcag catccagtaaaatgcgctcttccctccggcacagaaatgagtgtgataggaaaaagcttcaaggcttcataaaaatctacaatagtgaaaactctgaaattctcagtgaaaaggatgcaatagaaggtatcctgccatggcacaatttattgcctcatcatagccaaaatg tgtcccttgctcaaaaaaagaaggcagtagaagatgtggagcttcagaagagatccagagaagagcaacaacacactgttcaagaaatgctgcattatctcgcatattacaagaataagagagagattttaaccgaacatactgaagagttgttatgtggaatttttccttcatatctaagcaag gatcctaacaagtacactattgaagagaagcacctatcaaccaaaaataagagtggaatcttggctcttttgaagcaagggcaaaagatgtgttctgacaagctgagtgatgcaaagcgtttatttggataccaggaagaggatgttgatgtttccgagccctacctggagctttgtgacagtgaagatgatgatgatgaagatgaagatttactactaaactcatga